In Desulfomonile tiedjei DSM 6799, a genomic segment contains:
- a CDS encoding helix-turn-helix domain-containing protein: MRADSPNFKVTVKDLIAVPPPESVVVLVVALLDGNRNAQAVFFEVMTPIVKQFVRKWNANHCRPLGLPTLDEDDDCQNVMMRLIYGERVSGTVRECDSPLKNWLNYDGERKRSLYRYVQWNVSFYLRDLRRNSDFRIRGDNARRQGEAPGNAQETEARDHLVLSEEERFYLRRCTRTCWERLNLAHQEVLESISLGFSQAQAAQRLGVSEATVSRWLRDAARQFRDCLEHNCPAELLPFETRR; encoded by the coding sequence ATGAGAGCCGATTCACCGAATTTCAAGGTTACCGTGAAGGACTTGATAGCAGTTCCGCCCCCGGAAAGCGTGGTGGTTCTCGTGGTGGCTCTGCTCGACGGTAACCGGAACGCGCAGGCCGTTTTTTTCGAGGTGATGACGCCCATTGTGAAGCAGTTTGTACGAAAATGGAACGCCAACCATTGTAGGCCGCTCGGGCTCCCAACACTGGATGAAGACGACGATTGCCAAAATGTGATGATGCGTCTGATTTATGGCGAAAGGGTATCAGGGACGGTTCGTGAGTGCGACTCTCCGTTGAAGAACTGGCTTAATTACGACGGAGAAAGGAAGAGATCACTTTACCGGTACGTTCAATGGAACGTGAGTTTCTACCTGCGTGATCTTCGCAGGAACTCCGACTTTCGCATTCGTGGTGATAACGCTCGTAGACAGGGCGAAGCCCCCGGCAACGCTCAAGAAACGGAGGCCCGCGATCATTTGGTTCTATCTGAGGAAGAAAGATTTTACCTCAGACGATGTACGAGAACGTGCTGGGAGAGACTGAATCTGGCCCATCAGGAGGTCTTGGAATCAATCAGTCTAGGCTTCTCACAAGCTCAGGCGGCCCAGAGGTTGGGTGTATCGGAGGCCACGGTGAGTCGATGGCTTCGCGACGCTGCAAGGCAGTTCAGGGACTGTCTGGAGCACAACTGTCCGGCGGAATTGCTGCCGTTTGAAACACGCCGGTGA
- a CDS encoding zinc ribbon domain-containing protein codes for MSQSSRKVSAKELAEDIKSGLNAESLMKKYGVSAQGLQRLLNQLLQKGLITEEDLSNLMSQSSMIRCNDCGRLNDAGGKFCSECGAKLTAARDEQRHAGRDNWEDVSAKEKATQKDSIKWAVSRKQQILGIVFVTFPVVIFLVAKLGLNTLGDKPPYDTSGVVLYISLTALTIGCGLFSVWLLWGVFKPIATRLAAVKETSSPERLPDSFLDLNTANRKLALNLMWSTGLGLASREAAAAGSTLMARYGVPWGGWLGKILVFIIGGWSWFGGIGMCVAIAGAVVKPAPNDQVTDIPWMFLAAAGILMFGAFVIACYHFVSFFVDRLLGFVLKAEKTAHHSAAHHQNLKQLAISFIGSAYGKWFEEMKRIAQTMALSEAGMKPESSFLLFSHPTALEPNGIPIKRNAGTYIFSNGHVTAVSNVIFDMEATSYTLVEEDVPTYSVSKPDTWNTDEFHYQDVVEVTYMASQETGRGSVNAYLRQLNAKIRAKLLSEATRDGKPVEGFLVLSLVNGGNKQYPATKSAAQGFLSVARSKVREAKGRRG; via the coding sequence ATGTCGCAATCTAGCCGAAAAGTCAGTGCCAAGGAACTCGCGGAGGATATCAAATCGGGACTGAATGCAGAGTCATTGATGAAGAAATATGGGGTTTCGGCCCAGGGTCTTCAGCGTCTTTTGAACCAGCTTTTGCAGAAAGGACTGATAACCGAGGAAGACCTATCAAATCTCATGTCCCAAAGCAGCATGATCCGCTGCAACGACTGTGGCAGACTGAATGATGCCGGTGGCAAGTTTTGTTCAGAATGCGGGGCGAAACTCACTGCTGCAAGAGATGAACAGCGTCATGCCGGACGTGATAATTGGGAGGATGTGTCTGCTAAGGAAAAGGCAACACAGAAGGATTCGATCAAGTGGGCGGTGTCCAGGAAACAACAAATCCTGGGAATAGTGTTTGTGACTTTCCCCGTGGTTATCTTTCTTGTAGCCAAATTGGGCTTGAACACCTTGGGCGACAAGCCCCCATACGACACTTCGGGTGTGGTACTCTACATCTCTCTAACCGCGTTGACCATCGGCTGTGGTCTGTTCTCTGTTTGGCTGTTATGGGGTGTCTTCAAGCCCATCGCAACTCGTCTGGCGGCAGTCAAAGAGACTTCCAGCCCCGAGCGATTACCCGACTCATTTCTAGATCTGAACACTGCAAATCGGAAGCTTGCGTTGAACTTGATGTGGTCAACAGGACTCGGGCTGGCTTCGAGAGAAGCAGCTGCGGCCGGGAGTACCCTGATGGCCCGCTATGGCGTGCCCTGGGGCGGATGGCTGGGCAAGATCCTAGTGTTCATTATCGGTGGGTGGTCATGGTTTGGCGGCATCGGCATGTGTGTCGCAATCGCGGGAGCAGTGGTGAAACCAGCTCCTAATGATCAAGTGACCGACATTCCTTGGATGTTTCTTGCTGCCGCAGGCATCCTCATGTTCGGAGCGTTCGTGATAGCCTGTTATCATTTCGTAAGTTTTTTCGTTGATCGGCTGTTGGGGTTTGTCTTGAAGGCCGAGAAAACGGCCCATCATTCAGCGGCACATCACCAGAACCTTAAGCAGCTGGCGATTTCTTTTATTGGGAGCGCTTACGGCAAGTGGTTTGAAGAAATGAAAAGAATTGCTCAAACCATGGCTCTTTCCGAGGCAGGCATGAAACCGGAATCCAGTTTTCTTTTGTTTTCACACCCCACGGCTCTGGAGCCAAATGGGATACCAATCAAGCGAAATGCTGGGACTTACATCTTCTCTAACGGCCATGTGACAGCCGTGAGCAACGTCATTTTCGATATGGAGGCTACATCGTATACGCTCGTGGAAGAAGATGTTCCGACGTATTCCGTATCGAAACCCGATACATGGAATACCGATGAGTTCCATTATCAAGATGTCGTTGAAGTCACATATATGGCCTCCCAGGAAACAGGAAGGGGATCAGTCAACGCTTATCTCCGTCAACTGAACGCAAAAATAAGGGCGAAACTTTTGTCTGAAGCAACAAGAGACGGTAAACCGGTCGAAGGATTTCTGGTGCTCAGCTTGGTCAACGGTGGGAACAAACAGTATCCGGCAACGAAGAGCGCCGCCCAAGGCTTCTTATCTGTAGCACGAAGTAAGGTGAGAGAGGCGAAGGGTCGGAGAGGTTGA